The following are from one region of the Stigmatella ashevillena genome:
- a CDS encoding GAF domain-containing protein, whose amino-acid sequence MPWGLIVEPNTVSSSKLSALFVDVGLEPFVAKDGGAAKALLLQRTEAPSVVLTELSLAGIDGFQLIRELRQSVPQAHILVISSFVKLRNAALEQKKQFNIEAVFAKCSPLESIRRTLYRLMGLKLPEALPALAMEAALPAPPELPLLPLLEAQLLPMAPHAPPPAAAPTFSLREQVRLAKIAHMNLVDDAPPEELLQSLVQETARTFNVPIALLSLVLKDRQWFKAHVGLAGKLREERGTEREVALCAHVVEADTAEPLVVPDAATHPVFSSNRLVREGVFRSYAGAPLITREGTVLGTLCILDHKPLAISAEQVSGLVALARRVAGEIDLRAQLRKSQRALSQERDAHVAVRLQADVLAAVLNGLEDGVLLFDHRRVILFANEYMALLADKSVSQLVGMHRDAFIRTFSARFKDPADFLQRVFIPADGPYVGREDFELTCFPRRIIRWTSRPVVFPDGNFGQLTIYRDVTNEIEFTPVRTFRESGVSSAE is encoded by the coding sequence ATGCCCTGGGGATTGATCGTCGAACCCAACACCGTCTCGTCTTCGAAGCTCAGTGCCTTGTTCGTGGATGTGGGCCTCGAGCCCTTCGTCGCGAAGGATGGGGGAGCGGCCAAGGCCTTGCTCCTGCAACGCACCGAGGCGCCCAGCGTGGTGCTGACGGAGCTGTCCTTGGCGGGCATCGATGGCTTTCAGCTGATCCGCGAACTCCGGCAGAGCGTGCCCCAGGCTCACATCCTGGTGATCTCCTCGTTCGTGAAGCTGCGCAACGCCGCACTTGAGCAGAAGAAGCAGTTCAACATCGAAGCGGTGTTCGCCAAGTGCAGTCCACTGGAGTCCATCCGTCGGACCCTCTACCGGTTGATGGGCCTCAAGCTCCCCGAGGCCCTCCCCGCACTCGCCATGGAGGCCGCGCTCCCCGCTCCGCCCGAACTGCCGCTGCTGCCTCTTCTGGAAGCGCAGCTGCTCCCCATGGCGCCGCACGCTCCCCCTCCCGCTGCGGCCCCCACCTTCTCGCTGCGAGAACAGGTGCGCCTGGCGAAGATCGCCCACATGAACCTGGTCGACGACGCGCCCCCGGAGGAGCTGCTCCAGAGCCTTGTGCAGGAGACCGCGCGAACCTTCAACGTGCCCATCGCGCTGCTGTCGCTGGTGCTGAAGGATCGGCAGTGGTTCAAGGCGCATGTGGGGCTCGCAGGCAAGCTGCGCGAGGAGCGCGGCACCGAGCGCGAGGTGGCGCTCTGTGCTCATGTGGTGGAAGCGGACACGGCCGAGCCCCTGGTCGTCCCCGACGCCGCCACTCACCCCGTGTTCAGCTCCAACCGCTTGGTGCGTGAGGGTGTATTTCGCTCGTACGCGGGCGCGCCCCTCATCACCCGTGAGGGCACGGTGCTCGGCACGCTGTGCATCCTCGACCACAAGCCGTTGGCCATCTCCGCCGAGCAGGTGTCCGGGCTGGTGGCACTGGCACGCAGGGTAGCGGGGGAGATCGATCTTCGCGCCCAGTTGCGCAAGAGCCAGCGCGCCCTGAGCCAGGAGCGCGATGCGCACGTGGCAGTGCGCCTGCAGGCGGACGTGCTGGCGGCCGTGCTCAACGGCCTGGAGGACGGGGTGCTGCTCTTCGATCACCGGCGCGTCATCCTCTTCGCCAACGAATACATGGCCCTGCTGGCGGACAAGAGCGTGTCGCAGCTGGTCGGCATGCACCGTGATGCATTCATCCGCACCTTCTCGGCCCGCTTCAAGGATCCCGCAGACTTCCTGCAGCGGGTGTTCATCCCTGCGGATGGCCCCTATGTGGGGCGAGAGGACTTCGAGCTCACCTGCTTCCCGCGGCGCATCATTCGATGGACCTCACGGCCGGTGGTCTTCCCCGATGGCAACTTCGGCCAGCTCACCATCTACCGAGATGTGACGAACGAGATCGAATTCACTCCCGTGCGCACTTTCCGAGAGAGCGGAGTGTCCTCCGCTGAGTGA
- a CDS encoding cellulase family glycosylhydrolase: MQGDGNLVLYNGSTPVWNSQTSNRGGASLSLQDDCNLVIYHNGAPIWATYAFCRARPPSTPTGFVSASGGHFYLNGKRFKHVGINTPQLVYQPSSQVTTTLDRAKAAGIRHVRVFLPNDAMQGSAWDPWEIRNRLKGVLDAALQRDIRVTVALAHNYNQGVWGWEGRGGRHVVWGDASYYTRAYEGLLMLNDRWIQEGYARTGGSYKDFAWAIASAFKDHAGVFAWDIANETNVSNASNSALLDSEVAFYRNMAKMLKQADPNHMVTTGLISTSWAGLDDVRRRLLYEDPNIDYVVVHEYDDDNEHDEDDDIWRAKQWFNPRKPVIVEEAGLAAARNDFNRMKEYFRKLYDDNGVDAILQWGVQFTCPAGGGTEDWGGGDAVYGPCEQNRLSDYTTLWKTWDTELQRRNNL; encoded by the coding sequence ATGCAGGGAGACGGAAACCTCGTGCTCTACAATGGCTCGACACCTGTCTGGAATTCCCAGACCAGTAACCGCGGGGGTGCGTCCCTCAGCCTCCAAGACGACTGCAACCTCGTCATCTACCACAACGGCGCACCCATCTGGGCCACCTACGCGTTCTGTCGCGCGCGCCCGCCCAGCACGCCGACGGGCTTCGTCTCCGCCTCCGGTGGCCACTTCTACCTCAATGGCAAGCGTTTCAAGCACGTGGGCATCAATACTCCCCAGCTCGTCTATCAACCCTCCTCCCAGGTGACGACCACCCTGGACCGGGCCAAGGCCGCGGGCATCCGGCACGTGCGGGTCTTCCTTCCCAATGACGCCATGCAGGGGAGTGCCTGGGACCCCTGGGAGATTCGCAATCGGTTGAAGGGGGTCCTGGACGCTGCCCTCCAGCGCGACATCCGGGTCACCGTGGCGCTGGCCCACAACTACAATCAGGGTGTCTGGGGTTGGGAGGGCCGGGGCGGCAGACATGTCGTGTGGGGGGACGCGAGCTACTACACCCGCGCCTATGAAGGCCTCTTGATGCTCAATGACCGGTGGATTCAAGAGGGCTATGCGCGCACGGGGGGCTCCTACAAGGATTTCGCCTGGGCGATTGCGTCCGCCTTCAAGGACCACGCGGGGGTCTTCGCCTGGGACATTGCGAACGAGACCAATGTGTCGAACGCAAGCAACAGCGCGCTGCTGGACAGTGAGGTGGCCTTCTACAGGAACATGGCGAAGATGCTGAAGCAGGCGGACCCGAACCACATGGTGACCACGGGCCTCATCAGCACGAGCTGGGCGGGCCTCGATGATGTGCGCAGGCGGTTGCTCTACGAGGATCCCAACATCGACTACGTGGTGGTCCACGAGTACGACGACGACAACGAACATGACGAGGACGACGACATCTGGCGCGCGAAGCAGTGGTTCAATCCACGCAAGCCCGTCATTGTTGAGGAAGCGGGGCTCGCCGCCGCCCGGAATGACTTCAACCGGATGAAGGAGTACTTCCGGAAGCTCTATGACGACAACGGGGTGGACGCCATCCTCCAATGGGGCGTCCAATTCACCTGCCCCGCAGGTGGAGGCACGGAGGACTGGGGCGGAGGCGACGCGGTCTATGGTCCCTGTGAGCAGAACCGCTTGAGCGACTACACCACGCTCTGGAAGACCTGGGACACGGAGCTCCAGCGCCGCAACAATCTGTAG
- a CDS encoding SDR family oxidoreductase, which produces MNIQQSVALVTGASRGLGLSLAKALVDRGARKVYAATRTPTPSSIDGVVPVALDVTKPETIAAAARELGDVTLIVNNAGILRPRRLLAGDIVANAREEFETNYFGLLAVSEAFAPVLAKNGGGAILNVLSVLSWVAPPGSTTYCASKAAAWALTNGLRAELGPQGTQVTAVHVGYIDTDMVRGLDVPKVRPEEVARLALDGVEAGSDEVLVDELTRKVKDGLSQGLYLRPPSGPTG; this is translated from the coding sequence ATGAACATTCAGCAGTCCGTCGCGCTCGTCACAGGCGCCAGCCGTGGCCTCGGTCTCAGCCTCGCGAAAGCGCTGGTCGATCGCGGCGCCAGGAAGGTCTACGCAGCAACTCGCACTCCCACCCCGAGTTCCATCGACGGCGTCGTGCCAGTGGCCCTCGACGTGACGAAGCCCGAGACCATCGCGGCCGCGGCTCGTGAACTCGGCGACGTCACACTCATTGTGAACAACGCCGGCATCCTTCGGCCGCGCAGGCTGCTTGCGGGAGACATCGTCGCGAATGCACGCGAGGAGTTCGAGACCAATTATTTCGGGCTCCTCGCGGTGAGTGAGGCCTTCGCCCCCGTCCTCGCGAAGAACGGCGGCGGCGCGATTCTCAACGTCCTGTCGGTGCTCAGCTGGGTGGCACCGCCTGGCTCGACGACCTACTGCGCCTCGAAGGCCGCAGCGTGGGCGCTGACCAACGGACTGCGGGCAGAGCTCGGGCCGCAAGGCACACAGGTGACCGCAGTGCACGTCGGCTACATCGACACGGACATGGTGCGCGGGCTCGATGTCCCGAAGGTGCGGCCGGAGGAAGTCGCGCGACTGGCACTTGATGGTGTGGAGGCTGGCTCCGACGAGGTGCTCGTCGACGAGCTCACAAGGAAGGTGAAAGACGGCTTGTCGCAGGGGCTGTATCTCCGCCCGCCTTCGGGACCGACTGGCTGA
- a CDS encoding enoyl-CoA hydratase/isomerase family protein has protein sequence MSEQSTVSVERSTPKIATITFANPAANVIVPETVKRLHEIVVELSNDNQVQVVIFTSSTSGFYFNHFDLRQAGKFPFTPGSGSVPAWVDLVIRLSKAPFVSIAKIRGRTRGGGNELALACDLRYASREHALFGQPEVGTGILPGGGGSERLPRLIGRDRALEAILTSQDYNAELAERYGWVTRTLPDAELDRFVDQLAARLASFNKAVMTAAKAQINRASLPPDTDFATAYGEYTSSLTQPGFQESFARLGKHFAAKGLDVELRLGEYLGIVDEPR, from the coding sequence ATGAGCGAGCAAAGCACCGTGAGCGTCGAACGCTCGACGCCGAAGATCGCAACCATCACTTTCGCGAACCCAGCCGCGAACGTCATCGTGCCGGAGACGGTCAAACGGCTGCACGAGATCGTCGTCGAGCTCTCGAATGACAATCAAGTCCAGGTTGTCATCTTCACGAGCAGCACCAGCGGCTTCTACTTCAACCACTTCGATCTCCGGCAAGCCGGCAAGTTCCCGTTCACGCCGGGCTCAGGGTCCGTCCCGGCCTGGGTCGACCTGGTGATTCGCCTATCGAAAGCTCCCTTCGTGAGCATTGCGAAGATTCGTGGACGCACCCGCGGAGGCGGCAACGAGCTCGCCCTGGCCTGCGATCTGCGCTACGCGAGCCGCGAGCACGCCCTCTTCGGACAGCCGGAGGTCGGCACCGGCATCCTGCCCGGGGGGGGTGGCAGCGAACGCCTGCCACGCCTCATCGGGCGTGACCGCGCCCTCGAAGCGATCCTCACCAGCCAGGACTACAACGCTGAGCTCGCCGAGCGATACGGCTGGGTCACGCGAACCTTGCCCGACGCCGAGCTCGATCGCTTCGTGGATCAGCTTGCGGCCCGCTTGGCTTCGTTCAACAAGGCCGTCATGACGGCAGCCAAGGCCCAGATCAACCGGGCGTCACTGCCCCCGGACACAGACTTTGCTACGGCCTATGGGGAGTACACGAGCTCGCTGACGCAGCCTGGCTTTCAGGAGAGCTTTGCGCGGCTCGGTAAGCACTTCGCCGCGAAGGGCCTCGATGTCGAGCTTCGGCTCGGCGAGTACCTCGGCATCGTCGACGAGCCCCGCTGA
- a CDS encoding alpha/beta fold hydrolase encodes MTMKTGQLTAPNLTLEAANGVRYAYRRFGKNDGSAAPLVCFVHYRANLDNWDPALVDALAEEREIILMDNVGVAGSSGRTPDTVAEMAHGAIAFVDALNLARVDILGFSLGGFVAQEFALMRPHQVRRLVLAGTGPQGGEGMHMYVPEVLEIALREKIDAEAMLTIFFEKSESSRAKGSEFIARLRLRQTNRDVPVTRETANAHLTAISAWGIPDASKLSRLAAIKQPVLVANGDNDIMVPTANSYLMARHLANAQLRIYPDAGHAFLFQYPEEFAADVNRFLGR; translated from the coding sequence ATGACCATGAAAACTGGGCAACTGACTGCTCCGAACCTGACGCTCGAAGCGGCCAACGGCGTGAGGTACGCCTACCGGCGGTTCGGCAAGAACGACGGCTCGGCGGCGCCGCTCGTGTGCTTCGTTCACTATCGCGCCAATCTAGACAACTGGGACCCGGCCCTGGTCGACGCGCTCGCCGAAGAGCGTGAGATCATCCTAATGGACAACGTCGGCGTCGCGGGCTCGAGTGGCAGGACGCCGGACACGGTCGCTGAAATGGCTCACGGCGCCATCGCCTTCGTCGATGCGCTCAATCTGGCGCGTGTCGACATTCTGGGCTTCTCGCTCGGTGGCTTCGTGGCGCAAGAGTTCGCCCTGATGAGGCCCCATCAGGTGCGCCGCCTGGTCCTCGCCGGAACGGGCCCCCAAGGCGGCGAGGGCATGCACATGTACGTGCCGGAAGTGCTCGAGATCGCGCTGCGCGAAAAGATCGACGCGGAGGCAATGCTAACCATCTTTTTCGAAAAATCGGAGTCGAGTCGTGCCAAGGGCAGCGAGTTCATCGCGCGCCTTCGCTTGCGGCAGACCAATCGAGACGTTCCCGTGACCCGGGAGACCGCCAACGCGCATCTGACTGCCATCTCGGCCTGGGGTATCCCGGACGCGTCGAAGCTCTCGCGCCTCGCGGCGATCAAACAGCCAGTGCTGGTGGCCAACGGAGACAACGACATCATGGTGCCGACGGCCAACTCCTATCTGATGGCCCGGCATCTTGCGAATGCGCAGCTGCGAATCTACCCGGATGCTGGGCACGCATTCTTGTTCCAGTATCCAGAAGAGTTTGCTGCTGACGTGAACCGCTTCCTCGGCCGCTAG
- a CDS encoding GlxA family transcriptional regulator: MHLLLEGVADSSLGVALDVVSTASFLAEAGLAPLPRGTKALLQRVVSLDGQPVRSSAGRTIAVEGAFSLRGLRKGDVVILPGMFSASGRTVGQLLAREDARRAAGLLPEAAAKGVMLAASCSATFVLAASGLLDGLPATTTWWLVPEFAQRFPRVSLSADRMVVDAGDILTAGSALAHADLMLAIVARRLGPSVAHLVARYLVLDERPSQARYMVAEHLRVSDPALQAVERFILQNVGRQLSLDELSRVAALSPRTLARRVHASLGMTPHEFVQRIRVSRAVHLLETTRVSVEDIAARVGYADAAAFRRIFRRFTGESPRRRRAPA; this comes from the coding sequence GTGCACCTGCTGCTGGAAGGCGTTGCTGACAGCTCGCTCGGCGTGGCGCTCGACGTCGTCAGCACGGCGTCGTTCCTCGCGGAGGCTGGGCTGGCCCCGTTACCTCGAGGAACGAAGGCGCTGCTCCAGCGCGTGGTGTCACTCGACGGCCAGCCGGTGCGTTCCTCTGCCGGGCGCACCATCGCCGTGGAAGGTGCGTTCAGCCTTCGCGGCCTCCGCAAGGGCGATGTCGTCATCTTGCCCGGGATGTTCTCCGCCAGCGGGCGAACCGTCGGGCAGTTGCTGGCGCGCGAGGACGCTCGACGTGCCGCAGGCCTCCTCCCGGAGGCCGCCGCCAAGGGCGTGATGCTCGCCGCGTCGTGCTCGGCCACGTTCGTGCTCGCCGCGTCCGGCCTCCTCGATGGACTGCCCGCGACGACGACGTGGTGGCTCGTACCGGAGTTCGCGCAGCGATTCCCCCGGGTGTCGCTCTCGGCCGACCGCATGGTGGTCGACGCCGGGGACATCCTTACCGCAGGCTCCGCGCTGGCCCACGCCGATCTCATGCTCGCGATCGTCGCGCGGCGGCTAGGACCTTCCGTGGCGCATCTCGTGGCGCGCTACCTCGTGCTCGACGAGCGGCCGTCCCAGGCGCGCTACATGGTCGCGGAGCATCTGCGTGTGTCCGACCCCGCGCTGCAAGCGGTCGAACGCTTCATCCTCCAGAACGTCGGCCGTCAGCTGTCACTCGACGAACTCTCCCGCGTGGCCGCGCTGTCTCCACGCACGCTCGCCCGCCGAGTCCACGCCAGTCTCGGAATGACGCCGCACGAGTTCGTACAGCGCATCCGCGTGAGCAGGGCCGTCCATCTCCTCGAGACGACGCGCGTCTCGGTCGAGGACATCGCCGCACGGGTAGGCTACGCGGACGCGGCGGCCTTCCGCCGTATCTTTCGCCGCTTCACGGGGGAGTCTCCTCGGCGCCGACGTGCGCCGGCTTGA